In Sphaeramia orbicularis chromosome 7, fSphaOr1.1, whole genome shotgun sequence, one genomic interval encodes:
- the LOC115422582 gene encoding U8 snoRNA-decapping enzyme produces MASGQLSRAEALACKGCRHACHVMLYCDTKTQLFGKIPLRHIILMQMRFDGLLGFPGGLVNPSKETLEEGLGRELLEELGVAVPISVEDHVDSRYAPTPLPSSAPLIAHFYVKKMEEEQIIEVERAAVTTATDYGQEVLGMVRVPLYSIRGSAGLACFLSHSFIGHARSQLVDSLLRFGLVTPDLLHKALRHSLETHKDNAKDLRAALELTKAKGKQP; encoded by the exons ATGGCCAGTGGACAGCTGTCGAGGGCAGAGGCATTGGCATGCAAAGGCTGCAGGCATGCCTGTCATGTGATGCTCTACTGTGACACCAAAACTCAGCTGTTTGGGAAAATTCCCCTCAGACATATCATATTG ATGCAGATGCGCTTTGACGGTCTGCTGGGTTTCCCTGGAGG GCTTGTTAACCCATCAAAGGAGACCCTAGAGGAGGGACTTGGCAGGGAGTTGCTGGAGGAGCTGGGTGTGGCCGTCCCCATTTCGGTGGAGGATCATGTGGACTCCCGCTACGCCCCGACTCCCTTACCATCCTCTGCTCCTCTCATCGCTCACTTCTATgtgaagaagatggaggaggaacaGATTATAGAGGTGGAGAGAGCGGCAGTAACCACGGCTACAGATTACGGACAGGAG GTTCTGGGAATGGTCCGAGTCCCGCTCTACTCCATCAGAGGCAGCGCAGGCCTGGCGTGTTTCCTGTCGCACTCGTTCATTGGCCATGCCCGCTCTCAGCTGGTGGACTCTCTCCTGCGCTTCGGCCTGGTTACCCCGGACCTTTTACACAAAGCGCTCAGACATTCTCTAGAGACGCACAAAGACAATGCGAAGGACCTGCGGGCAGCCCTTGAACTCACTAAAGCAAAAGGGAAACAGCCTTGA